In Arctopsyche grandis isolate Sample6627 chromosome 13, ASM5162203v2, whole genome shotgun sequence, one DNA window encodes the following:
- the Manf gene encoding mesencephalic astrocyte-derived neurotrophic factor isoform X1: MANWSNWYWLTVSLVCVFTQPGTSLREGDCEVCIKTIDKFGATLEDSVKSVPKKIEQEFKNFCRSTKSKENRFCYYLGGLEESATGILGELSKPMSWSMPSTKICEKLKKMDAQICELRFDKEIDLNSVDLKKLKVRDLRKILNDWDETCDGCIEKTDFIKRIEELKPQYVQRTEL; encoded by the coding sequence ATGGCGAACTGGTCGAACTGGTATTGGCTGACAGTGAGCCTGGTCTGCGTCTTCACGCAACCGGGAACGTCTCTTCGAGAGGGCGACTGCGAGGTTTGCATCAAAACCATAGATAAATTCGGAGCCACGTTGGAGGACAGCGTCAAATCAGTTCCCAAAAAGATCGAGCAGGAGTTCAAGAATTTCTGCCGAAGCACCAAAAGCAAAGAGAACAGATTCTGCTATTATTTGGGTGGCCTCGAGGAGTCCGCCACCGGCATCCTCGGCGAGCTGTCGAAGCCGATGAGTTGGTCCATGCCCTCCACTAAGATATGCGAGAAGCTCAAAAAGATGGATGCTCAAATATGTGAACTGCGTTTCGACAAGGAGATCGATCTGAATTCGGTCGATCTGAAAAAGCTGAAGGTGCGCGATCTGAGGAAGATTCTCAACGACTGGGATGAAACGTGTGACGGTTGCATAGAAAAGACTGACTTTATTAAACGGATAGAGGAGCTCAAGCCTCAATATGTACAACGCACTGAACTCTAG